In Helianthus annuus cultivar XRQ/B chromosome 9, HanXRQr2.0-SUNRISE, whole genome shotgun sequence, the following are encoded in one genomic region:
- the LOC110878060 gene encoding uncharacterized protein LOC110878060, whose amino-acid sequence MVSTEHKKAALHEKLQLLRSITNSHAKEDTSIIVDASKYIKELKQKIDILNQDIARSSTYQNSWPMVTVETLEKGMRVNVYSERSCPGLLVFVLKVFEDLSLNVLEARVSCTGSFQLEALGVEREDNGETIDTRMVKQAVLQAIEDWSESDNQEY is encoded by the exons ATGGTGTCAACGGAGCACAAGAAGGCTGCACTGCATGAGAAGCTGCAACTTCTTCGATCAATTACAAACTCTCATGCA AAGGAAGATACATCGATCATAGTTGATGCGTCAAAGTACATAAAAGAGCTTAAACAGAAAATAGATATACTGAATCAAGACATAGCTCGAAGCTCGACTTACCAGAACTCATGGCctatg GTTACAGTAGAAACTTTAGAAAAGGGTATGCGAGTAAACGTGTATTCGGAAAGAAGCTGCCCAGGTCTACTTGTTTTTGTGTTGAAAGTGTTTGAAGACTTAAGTCTTAATGTTTTGGAAGCTAGGGTTTCTTGTACAGGCAGTTTTCAACTTGAAGCACTTGGAGTTGAG AGAGAAGACAATGGAGAAACCATCGACACTCGTATGGTGAAACAAGCAGTCTTACAAGCAATTGAAGACTGGAGCGAAAGCGACAATCAAGAGTACTAA
- the LOC110876018 gene encoding uncharacterized protein LOC110876018 → MLDNLRGKVSHEALDLLEKELLRKMDVLRKLNASCGCHMWLSKGLPCACRLENYNRTGRIIQLDEIDVFWRKLDLLPCKLVDEEVDIVAELNNVRQHLEAQSPVQQKSMLSKIKAVFTPKSSTKKPPIVQQNTRGRPTSKKVQERLDEAARLDQAARYSSYGEDSNVITASPKHRYDLPRHSSYVPSEGSRGTGSFVKSEKPKMQPNSSTSSKKKETRDDKVFPLIKG, encoded by the exons ATGTTGGACAACCTACGTGGAAAGGTTTCCCATGAAGCACTTGATTTGCTGGAAAAAGagctactgaggaagatggatgtgTTGCGGAAACTTAACGCATCATGTGGTTGCCATATGTGGCTTAGCAAAGGATTGCCGTGTGCTTGTAGACTGGAAAACTACAACCGTAcag GGCGTATAATACAACTCGACGAGATAGATGTATTCTGGCGTAAGCTTGACTTGCTCCCTTGTAAACTGGTAGACGAGGAGGTCGATATTGTAGCAGAGCTCAATAATGTGCGGCAACATTTAGAGGCGCAGTCCCCCGTTCAGCAAAAGAGTATGCTTTCAAAGATAAAAGCGGTTTTCACCCCGAAATCGTCAACCAAGAAACCACCGATCGTCCAGCAAAACACTCGCGGTCGGCCTACATCAAAGAAAGTACAAGAAAGGCTAGATGAAGCTGCGAGGTTAGACCAAGCTGCGAGATACAGCTCCTATGGCGAGGACAGCAACGTAATTACCGCTTCCCCCAAGCATAGGTACGATTTACCCCGACACAGCTCATACGTACCGTCAGAGGGCTCTCGTGGAACTGGTTCGTTTGTGaagtctgaaaaacctaaaatgcAACCAAACAGTtcaacaagttctaaaaagaagGAGACGAGGGATGATAAGGTTTTTCCATTAATAAAGGGatga
- the LOC110876019 gene encoding PKS-NRPS hybrid synthetase CHGG_01239-like, translated as MSSFWKDNYFGNRYSNDTWGSNAANEEEEVVSGVPVDQETQLPDLNKTPTPPVDEPNYPVHQVCPDYGYGYESPYVQQSGYGAENAPVDEPNYPVHQVCQDYGYGYESLYVQQSGYGAENAPVDEPYYPSQPSYPGYGVYGDEGGYGSYSGYGGDGGYGGEGGYSGYGGYGGYDRYGGDGGYSVYDRSRDEVGYGYESRNTSLYEPSTPSNPFQVNERFMSLTDLKNWVQETGKDNGYVIVTRRSKNIGGTTGMVWLVCDRSGEHRSKATVRKAGSKKIGCPFSLLAIRDVTNDTWELKVDCANHNHEPTTSLLGHAFVRRFTKAEYKLVEQLTAQNMEPRIIFQTLRKQFPDSLHVQKDVQNAVQKIRATIMDGKNPIQALESLLHDRRFIYDTRQDPKTDVVTEIFFVHPYSITMWRAFPHVMLIDATYKTNLYNMPFVQVVGMTSTGKSFCIAHAVICKERRGNYVWVLERIKSILHECMMPRVIVTDRELALINACSKVFPNAKRLLCHFHIQQNIARKCKEGFDKEDWGKFMSYWRTLCESSSEPMYKYNLEKMYNRLVVANRESVYDYVYENWLKDYKEMFVYAWTDKCRNFGQRTTNRVESQHANLKRYITRGSSLERIARCIIDIVETQYDEIQKSFTESIEKTMNHHRH; from the exons atgtcatcattttggaaggataattatttcggtaatcgctattctaacgacacatggggatcaaatgctgccaatgaggaggaggaggttgtgtctggagtccctgttgatcaagaaacacagttgccagacttgaacaagactcccactccacctgttgatgaaccaaattacCCGGTGCATCAAGTGTGTCCAGATTACGGATACGGGTATGAATCTCCGTACGTGCAACAAAGTGGATACGGTGCTGAGaatgcacctgttgatgaaccaaattaTCCGGTGCATCAAGTGTGTCAAGATTACGGATACGGGTATGAATCTCTGTACGTGCAACAAAGTGGATACGGTGCTGAGaatgcacctgttgatgaaccatattacccgTCGCAGCCATCGTATCCGGGTTATGGGGTATACGGGGACGAAGGTGGATACGGAAGTTACAGTGGAtacggtggtgatggtggatacgggggtgaaggtggttaCAGTGGATATGGGGGCTACGGTGGATACGATAGATATGGGGGTGACGGTGGTTACAGTGTATACGACAGATCTAGGGATGAAGTTGGATATGGTTATGAGTCCCGTAACACATCACTTTATGAACCATCTACCCCGAGCAATCCATTTCAAGTAAATGAG cgtttcatgtctctaactgatttgaagaattgggtacaagaaacGGGAAAGGATAATGGTTACGTAATTGTTACCCGCCGATCAAAAAATATTGGCGGTACTACTGGGATGGTATGGCTTGTGTGCGACCGTAGTGGTGAACACCGTAGTAAAGCAACAGTTAGGAAAGCTGGTAGCAAAAAAATCGGCTGCCCGTTTTCATTACTCGCCATCCGGGACGTGACGAACGACACGTGGGAGTTAAAAGTGGACTGTGCGAACCATAACCACGAACCTACGACGAGTCTGTTGGGCCACGCTTTTGTGCGAAGATTCACTAAAGCCGAATACAAGCTAGTGGAGCAGCTAactgctcaaaacatggagccacgTATCATATTTCAAACCCTAAGAAAGCAGTTCCCCGACAGCCTGCACGTTCAGAAAGACGTGCAAAATGCGGTACAAAAAATTAGAGCGACAATAATGGACGGAAAGAATCCTATTCAGGCACTGGAAAGCCTGCTGCATGACCGCCGATTCATTTACGACACCCGACAAGATCCCAAAACAGATGTCGTAACAGAGATTTTCTTTGTTCATCCTTATTCAATCActatgtggcgtgcattcccgcaCGTGATGTTGATCGACGCGACCTACAAAACAAACCTCTACAACATGCCATTTGTCCAGGTTGTGGGTATGACGTCGACTGGGAAGTCTTTTTGTATCGCACATGCCGTTATTTGTAAAGAACGAAGGGGTAACTACGTGTGGGTGCTTGAGCGGATCAAGTCAATATTGCATGAATGTATGATGCCGCGTGTGATAGTCACGGATAGGGAGCTTGCCCTGATAAACGCGTGTTCTAAAGTATTCCCGAACGCAAAAAGGCTTCTATGCCACTTTCACATCCAACAAAATATAGCTAGAAAGTGCAAGGAAGGGTTCGATAAAGAAGATTGGGGGAAATTTATGTCGTACTGGCGGACATTGTGCGAATCTTCATCAGAGCCCATGTACAAGTACAACTTGGAGAAAATGTATAACCGACTCGTGGTTGCCAACCGAGAAA gTGTCTATGATTACGTCTACGAAAACTGGCTCAAAGACTATAAAGAAATGTTCGTTTATGCGTGGACCGATAAGTGTCGCAACTTTGGTCAGCGCACCAccaacagagttgagagccagcACGCAAATTTAAAAAGATACATTACGCGCGGGAGTTCATTGGAGCGAATAGCAAGATGCATCATTGATATAGTTGAAACTCAGTATGATGAAATACAAAAAAGTTTCACTGAGAGCATCGAAAAAACGATGAACCACCATAGACACTGA